The Akkermansiaceae bacterium genomic interval ACGCTGCAACAGCATCTCCAGAACCAGCTCGATCTTTCGATGGTGGATCCGGAGGTGAGGGAAGCCGCCCAGGCGATCCTCGGAAACCTGGATGAGCGGGGCTTCCTCGACATGCCGGTGAAGGATCTGGCCATGCGGATGGACATCCGCCCGGCGAACATGAACGCCGCGCTGAAGCTGGTGCAGTCCTTCGACCCCGCAGGCGTCGGCGCGAATGGCATTCCGGAGTCCCTGCTGCTGCAACTGGAACGCGCCGAGGGGACGGAAACCATCGAATACAAGATCGTCCGCGACCATCTGGAGGATCTCGCCCGCAAGCGCTACCCGCAGATCGCCAAGGCGCTCGGGACCAGCATCGAGCGGATCACGGAAGCGGCGTCCCGCATCGGCCGCCTGAGCCCGAATCCGGGCGGGGATTTCGATCCTACCGGCAACCCCTACATCCTGCCGGACGTGATCATCGAAAAGGATGACGAGGGCGACTGGAGCGCACGCCTGACAGGCGAGCATCTGCCGAACCTGCGCATCAACGATTTCTACAAGGACATGATCGGCCGCAATGGCACGGACTCGAAGGCCCGCCAGTTCCTCCGTGACCAGATCCGCGAGGGCCGCAGCCTCATCCGCTCCATCTCCCTGCGGCAGGAAACGATCCTGGCGATCGCCCACCAGTTGATCAAACACCAGCCCCAGTTCCTCACCAAAGGCCCGCGTTTCCTGCGCCCGCTGACGATGAACGACGTGGCGGACGAACTGAGCCTCCACGCGACGACCGTGTCACGGGCGGTGGCCGGCAAGTATGTCCTCACCCCGCACGGGTTGATGGAAATGCGCGCGTTCTTCGCCACCGGCTACCAGACCAGTTCCGGGGAGGAAGTCTCCAATGCGGGCGTGCGGGAGGCCATCCAGCAGCTCGTGTCCCAGGAAAATCCGTCGAAGCCACTCTCCGACGACGCGCTGGCGAAAAAGCTGGCCGCACAGGGCATCAAGGTCGCCCGCCGCACGGTGGCGAAATACCGGGAGCAGCTCAACATCCTGCCATCCCATCTGCGGAAGTCGTTCTGATTCACGTGCGGACCCAGAGGGGGCTAATGTGGGAAGAATTCAACCACAGATGAACGCAGATGGACGCAGATAAGAG includes:
- the rpoN gene encoding RNA polymerase factor sigma-54 encodes the protein MRKSLEILQASTLELTQVVRMALETNPVLEDITESVSLDEEAPDAEEADSMEYLNETDDDWRDRSIMEGRSSPWTTEDEERRQRLYDSIVAPETLQQHLQNQLDLSMVDPEVREAAQAILGNLDERGFLDMPVKDLAMRMDIRPANMNAALKLVQSFDPAGVGANGIPESLLLQLERAEGTETIEYKIVRDHLEDLARKRYPQIAKALGTSIERITEAASRIGRLSPNPGGDFDPTGNPYILPDVIIEKDDEGDWSARLTGEHLPNLRINDFYKDMIGRNGTDSKARQFLRDQIREGRSLIRSISLRQETILAIAHQLIKHQPQFLTKGPRFLRPLTMNDVADELSLHATTVSRAVAGKYVLTPHGLMEMRAFFATGYQTSSGEEVSNAGVREAIQQLVSQENPSKPLSDDALAKKLAAQGIKVARRTVAKYREQLNILPSHLRKSF